A genome region from Cucumis sativus cultivar 9930 chromosome 4, Cucumber_9930_V3, whole genome shotgun sequence includes the following:
- the LOC101202847 gene encoding alpha carbonic anhydrase 4, giving the protein MALFIFFFFSKNYRPNFLVLFPILFVLSSFSLSSVASESEVGDESAFSYNEGNGNGPKEWGKLKADWKSCEEGKYQSPINIVEEDVQVLPKLGKLRRDYNPAPAIVKNRGHDILIRWETDAGKITINGTKYKLSQCHWHAPSEHSFNGIRYDLEMHLVHTSDHKETAVVAILYKFGRPDRFLSKLFHHLKSIGKKEEKEIGIVNPGDIKFGGRKYYRYIGSLTVPPCTEGVLWTIQKKVRTVSREQVRALKTAIHDGLKTNARPTQALDGRRIQFYTPHK; this is encoded by the exons ATGGCGttgtttatcttcttcttcttctccaaaaaTTACAGACCCAATTTCCTTGTTCTCTTTCCTATTTTGTTCGttctttcttcattctctctctcttccgtGGCATCTGAATCTGAAGTAG GTGATGAATCTGCATTCAGTTACAATGagggaaatggaaatggacCAAAAGAATGGGGAAAGCTAAAAGCAGATTGGAAATCTTGTGAGGAAGGGAAGTATCAGTCTCCCATTAATattgttgaagaagatgttCAAGTTCTTCCTAAGCTTGGAAAACTTAGAAGGGATTACAATCCTGCTCCCGCTATCGTCAAGAATCGAGGACACGACATTTTG ATAAGGTGGGAAACAGATGCTGGAAAAATTACCATCAATGGGACGAAATACAAATTGTCGCAATGCCATTGGCATGCCCCATCGGAACACTCCTTCAATGGAATAAG ATATGATTTGGAGATGCATCTAGTTCATACAAGCGATCATAAGGAGACAGCTGTGGTTGCAATTCTATACAAATTTGGACGTCCGGATCGCTTTCTTTCAAAA TTATTCCATCACCTAAAATCAAttgggaaaaaagaagaaaaagaaatagggATAGTGAATCCAGGAGACATCAAGTTTGGGGGCAGAAAATATTACAGATACATTGGTTCTCTCACCGTTCCTCCTTGTACTGAAGGGGTCCTTTGGACCATACAAAAGAag GTGAGAACAGTTTCAAGGGAACAAGTGAGAGCTTTGAAGACTGCAATTCATGAT GGTTTGAAGACAAATGCAAGGCCAACACAAGCATTAGATGGAAGAAGGATTCAATTTTATACTCCACATAAGTGA